In the Blautia coccoides genome, CTTTACTGCTCCCAAGTACCGGGCTTCCTACATAGCGGAGACCCTGAAAGCACAGCCGGGCAAGGTGGATGCCAGAAGAAGTCCGGAATTCAAACGGCTCATCCGTGAGATGAACAGCTATCAGGACAATGATTTTGAGATTCCCCAGGAACTTAAGGCAGAACTCAGGGAATATCAGAAGAACGGCTTCCGCTGGCTGGCCATGCTGTCCCAGTGGGGATTCGGGGGAATCCTGGCGGATGATATGGGACTTGGAAAGACTCTTCAGGTTATCACACTGTTGGAAATGAAAAAAGAGGGCGCCCTCATCGTGTGCCCGGCATCTCTGGTCTATAACTGGGAGAGCGAGCTTGGCCGGTTCGCGCCGGACCTTTCTGTCGCAGTGGCTGTGGGCAGCAGTCAGCAGAGAGAGGAGATCATAAAAAGTGCATCTGGATCGGATATACTGGTGACTTCCTATGATCTGTTGAAGCGGGATGCGGAGCTGTATAAAGGGAGAACCTTTCCCTATATGGTCATAGATGAGGCTCAATATATTAAAAACGCAGGTACCCAGACGGCAAAAGCGGTGAAGCAAGTGCAGGCTGTCCACCGTCTTGCGCTGACGGGAACTCCTATAGAGAACCGCCTCAGTGACTTGTGGAGTATATTTGACTTTATCATGCCGGGATATCTCTATAGCTATAAAAAGTTCCGGGAAGAGCTGGAACAGCCCATTGTACAGAATGAGGACAAAAATGTCATGGAACGGCTGAAGCATATGGTGAATCCTTTTATCCTGCGCCGGAAGAAACAGGATGTGCTCAAAGACCTGCCAGACAAGCTGGAGAAGACCGTCTATGTGAAGATGGAGGAAGAACAGAAAAAGATCTACGACGCCAGAGTCGCCAGGCTGCAGATGGAATTAAGCAGCCAGAGCGAGGAGGATTACAAGAACCAGCGCATAAAGTATCTGGCGGAGCTGATGGGGCTGCGGCAGATCTGCTGTTCTCCTCAGCTTTGCTATGAAAATTACAGGGGAGGTTCCGCGAAACAGGAAAGCTGTGTGGAACTGGTCCGAGACTTGGTGCAGGCAGAACACAGGATACTGCTTTTTTCCCAGTTTACCACCATGCTGGAGCTTTTGGCCGGGGAGTTTGACAAGGCGGGGATTTCTTATCTCTATCTCTCCGGGAAGAATACCAAAGAGCAGAGACGGGAAATGGTGAAAAAGTTTCAGAACAAAGAGGCTCAGGTTTTCCTTATTTCCCTGAAAGCAGGAGGAACAGGGCTGAATCTGACGGAGGCGGATGTGGTCATACATTACGATCCCTGGTGGAACGTGGCAGCCCAGAACCAGGCCACAGACCGTACCCACCGCATCGGACAGGAGAATATCGTCACCGTCATAAAAATGGTGGTGAAGAATACCATAGAAGAGAGGATACTGGCCCTTCAGGAGAAGAAAGCCCGTCTTGCGGAAAATGTCATGGAAGGACAGGCAGTGGCTGACCACAGGATCAGCAGGGAGGAGCTTCTGGAACTGATAAAATAGCATGAAATATATGCTGCTGTCCATATCCGCTGGGTTTTCTGGGACAAAAGCGGTTGACAAAAATATTTCTGCGGCTATAATGAAAAGTAGATTCATACAGAAAACGCGATGACAAGACGAGTAAAATGCGGAGGTTCCCAGAGAGGGCGGCATATGCTGGAAGCAGCCTGTTCAGGAAGCATTTGAAAACTACCTTGGAGCGGCCCTAACACGGCCCGGTGATTCCGTTACCATCAAATGAGTGGTGAACCGGTCCTCAAAAGGAGGACAGTGTACAACAAGGGTGGAACCGCGAGTAATGACAGTTACCCGTCCCTTGCAGTCAGAAATGGCTGCATGGGGCGGTTTTTTTGTGGTTACCGTTCTGTCGCGTGTCAGCAGTATTGCAAAAGAAATATGACAAGAATGACAAGAGAAAAGGAGCAGAGGAATTATGATTATCACATTAAAAGACGGGTCAAAAAAAGAATACGATCACGCAGTGTCTGTCCTTGATATCGCTTCCGATATCAGCGAAGGTCTGGCAAGGATGGCCTGCGCAGGGGAAGCAGACGGGCAGGTAGTGGATCTGAGAACAACCGTGGACCATGACTGTGAGCTGAGTATCCTGACTTTTAACGAGGAGGGCGGCAAGGCAGCTTTCCGTCACACGGCATCCCATATTATGGCCCAGGCCATCAAGCGTCTGTACCCGGATGCAAAACTGGCGATCGGGCCATCCGTTTCCGATGGCTTCTATTATGATATTGACAGGGAAATCCCTCTGACAGCGGAAGACCTGGAAAAAATCGAGGCGGAGATGAAGAAGATCGTGAAGGAATCCCTTCCCATTGAGCGCTTCGAGCTTCCAAGGGAGGAGGCCATTGCGTTCATGAAGGAGAAAGAGGAGCCTTATAAAGTGGAGCTGATCGAGGACCTGCCTGAAGACGCTGTTATCAGTTTCTATAAACAGGGAGAATTCACTGACTTGTGTGCAGGCCCCCATCTGATGACAACAAAACCGGTGAAAGCATTTAAGCTGACAAGTCTTGCCGGTGCCTACTGGAGAGGCAGCGAGAAAAATAAAATGCTCACCAGGATCTACGGCACAGCGTTTACAAAAAAGGCTGACCTGGAGGAGCATCTGGCAAGGATCGATGAGGCAAAGAAACGTGACCACAGAAAACTGGGCAGAGAGTTAGGCCTGTTCATGATGCGCGATGAGGGTCCGGGATTCCCCTTCTTCCTGCCAAAGGGCATGGTGCTGAAAAATACCCTGCTGGATTACTGGAGGGAGATCCATACAAAAGCCGGCTATGTGGAGATTTCCACGCCGATCATGTTGAGCCGTCATCTGTGGGAGACATCAGGCCACTGGGACCACTATAAAGAAAACATGTACACAACGGTTATTGACGACCAGGATTTTGCCATCAAACCCATGAACTGTCCGGGAGGCATCCTGGCATACCAGTCTGAACCGCGCTCCTATCGTGACCTGCCGCTGCGCATGGGGGAACTGGGACTGGTGCACCGCCACGAAAAATCAGGCCAGCTCCACGGACTCATGCGCGTGCGCTGCTTTACGCAGGATGATGCCCATATATTCATGACACCGGATCAGATCAGAGATGAGATCAAAGGCGTTGCCAGCCTCATTGACCAGGTTTACAGCCTGTTTGGTTTCAAATACCATGTGGAACTGTCCACACGTCCTGAGGATTCCATGGGAAGTGACGAGGACTGGGAAATGGCCACAGAAGCCCTGCGGGGAGCTTTGGATGACCTGGAGCTTGACTACGTGGTGAACGAAGGGGACGGCGCTTTCTATGGTCCTAAGATTGACTTCCATCTGGAGGATTCCATCGGCAGAACCTGGCAGTGCGGTACCATCCAGCTTGATTTCCAGCTTCCCCTTCGCTTTGAACTGGAATATATTGGCGCTGACGGGGAAAAGCACCGCCCGATCATGATCCACAGGGTGGCATTTGGCTCCATTGAGCGTTTTATCGGTATTTTGATCGAGCATTTTGCAGGCGCATTCCCGACCTGGTTATCCCCGGTCCAGGTGCGTGTCCTGGCAATTTCCGACAAATATATGGATTACGGCAAAAAGGTTCTGGCACAGCTTTTGGAGGCAGGAATCCGTGCGGA is a window encoding:
- the thrS gene encoding threonine--tRNA ligase is translated as MIITLKDGSKKEYDHAVSVLDIASDISEGLARMACAGEADGQVVDLRTTVDHDCELSILTFNEEGGKAAFRHTASHIMAQAIKRLYPDAKLAIGPSVSDGFYYDIDREIPLTAEDLEKIEAEMKKIVKESLPIERFELPREEAIAFMKEKEEPYKVELIEDLPEDAVISFYKQGEFTDLCAGPHLMTTKPVKAFKLTSLAGAYWRGSEKNKMLTRIYGTAFTKKADLEEHLARIDEAKKRDHRKLGRELGLFMMRDEGPGFPFFLPKGMVLKNTLLDYWREIHTKAGYVEISTPIMLSRHLWETSGHWDHYKENMYTTVIDDQDFAIKPMNCPGGILAYQSEPRSYRDLPLRMGELGLVHRHEKSGQLHGLMRVRCFTQDDAHIFMTPDQIRDEIKGVASLIDQVYSLFGFKYHVELSTRPEDSMGSDEDWEMATEALRGALDDLELDYVVNEGDGAFYGPKIDFHLEDSIGRTWQCGTIQLDFQLPLRFELEYIGADGEKHRPIMIHRVAFGSIERFIGILIEHFAGAFPTWLSPVQVRVLAISDKYMDYGKKVLAQLLEAGIRADMDTRAEKIGYKIREARLEKIPYMIVVGAKEEEEGLVSVRSRFLGDEGQKDLGEFITSIKEEIKSREIREVKEEEQK